The Pseudomonas sp. Marseille-Q3773 DNA window ACGATGCGGGTGTTGTCGGTGACTTCGGTCGGCATCAGGCCAAAGCGCTGACGGGTATCGATCACCGTCACCACGTTGCCACGCAGGTTGATGATGCCCAGCACGTAGCTTGGCGCACCCGGTACCGGGGCGATCTCGGTGTAGCGCAACACTTCCTGCACCTGCATCACGTTGATGCCGTAGGACTCATTGTCCAGACGGAAGGTAACCCACTGCAGGATCGGATCTTCGGAACCTTGTGCAGACGACTTTTTCATTCCCCTACCCTCAAAATCCGCCACTGGCGGTGTGTTCGGTGTCATTGCTGTTTCGCGTGCAGCTGCTTGACCGCGCCGCTGGCGATCAACTCTGCCAGTGCGGCAACGTCAAGCAGTGCACACATGTGTTCGATAACCGTGCCGGCCAGCCATGGGCGCTGCCCCCGCTGGCTGCGCCACTTGATCTCGGACGGGTCCAGGCGCAGCGAGCGGCTGACCTGGTGCACGGCCAGCCCCCATTCGTAGCCCTGCACGGAGATCACGTACTGCAGGCCCTGGCGAAAATCGTCGCGGTAGCGGTCAGGCATCACCCAACGCGCCGTGTCCAGCACCTTCAGGTTGCCGGCCTGGCAGGTCAGGATGCCCAGGAACCAGTCAGGCTGGCCGAACAAGGGCGTCAGTTCCTGGCCGGCCAGCGAGTAGATCGAGCCCAGGCACACCAGTGGCACCGCCAGGGTCAGGCCGGCGACGTCGAACAACAGGCATTCGAATGGCTCGGCAGCCCAGGACGGGCGACCATCGACGCTGGTCGGCGGCACGGGCGGGTTAGGTGCCGGCAGGTGCACATCCACCAGTGGCATCGCCACCACGGGATGCTCTTCGACCAGTACCGGGATGCTGGCCTCGGCCATGACCTCGTGCTCGACCACCGACACCACCGGGGGCTCCACCGGTATCACGCTGGGCAACACCACTGGCACAGGCTCGGCGAACGGCCGCTGCGCGGGGCTCGCGGCCGTCGCGACCGACACTGGCCTGGCCTGCTGCCGGGCATCGCGCGCCTGTTCTTCACGCACCGCTGCGGCGAACTCGTCTGCCGCGGCTGGCGCAGCGAGCAGCGCGTCGGCCTCGGTGGCGTCCTGCAGCAGACCGTCAAGGTAGGATTGCAGGGCCATCTGTGGCCGGCTGCTGGTTTGCCGGGTCTCGGTCATCAGGCCACCTGCGCCGCAGTCTTGTAGGTAAGCAGGTGCTTGAGCAGCGCCCGGTAGGCCACCAGGCCGCGACTCTTGCTGTCGAATTGCGAGGGCGTGACACCCTTGCGGCTGGCATCGCGCAGGCGCGTGTCCACCGGGATATAGCCCGGCCACACATGCTGGCCATAGCTGTCACGCAGTTGCTTGAGCGTACCCAGCGAGGCCTGGGTACGGCGGTCGAACAGGGTCGGAACGATCTGGTACGGCAACGCCTGCTTGCGCGAACGGTTGACCATGGCCAGGGTGCCGACCATCCGCTCCAGGCCCTTGACTGCGAGAAATTCGGTTTGCACCGGGATCACCAGCTGCTGGCTGGCGGCCAGGGCATTGACCATCAGCACGCCGAGCAAAGGTGGGCTGTCGATCAGGGCAAAGTCGAAATCCTGCCACAGCTGCGCCAGACTCTTGGCGATCACCAGGCCCAGGCCGTTCTGCCCCGGCGACTGGCACTCCAGCACTGCCAGAGCGGTGCTCGACGGCAACAGCGAGATGCGTTCGTCACTGGTAGGCAGCAGCAATTGCCCGGGCAGCCCCTCCGGGACCACGCCCTTGTGCAGGAACAGGTCGTAGCAGCTGTGCTCCAGGGCATCCGGGTTATGCCCGAAATAGCTGGTCATCGAGCCGTGCGGGTCGAGGTCGACGACAACCACGCGCTTGCCGGCCTCGGCCAGCAGGCCGGCCAGAGCGATGGTAGTGGTGGTCTTGCCGACGCCACCTTTTTGATTGGCTACTGCCCAGACTCTCATCAAGCAAACTCTATCTATTGATTAGGCAGGCACACTGCCCGGGGCAACTGTCTTGCGCAACATCCGAAAGCTCGCGCGATCAGTGTGGGAGCGGGTTTACCCGCGAACACCGGCGCAGCCGGTGCCATGCACCGTGTCACCTTCTTCGCGGGTGAACCCGCTCCCACAGAGGACCGCGCTACATTCAACTACCTGGCAGCGTCGGGGAATTGACGGATCACTGCCCCGCCACCGTTGCTGGCGTTGCTGGTGCACTTTGTGTGCCAGCCCGGCGCAGTGCCGCATCCGGCTTGGCATTGGCGCTACCCGAGCCGGTCAGGCTGCGGCGTACTTCGAGGTTGCGGGAAATCACCAGCACCACCCGACGGTTGCGCGCGCGGCCTTCAGCCGTGTCGTTGCTGGCCACCGGCTGGTACTCGCCGTAGCCCACCGAGGCCATGCGCGCCGGGTCGACGCCTTCCATGGCCAGCAGGCGCACGATGCTCGCCGCCCGCGCTGACGACAGCTCCCAGTTAGTCGGGTACTGCGCGGTGCGGATCGGCAGATTGTCGGTAAAACCTTCGACGTGCACCGGGTTGGCGAACGGTTTGAGAATGCCGGCCACCTTCTCGATGATGGCGAACGCCTGGTCGCTGGGCATGGCATCACCACTGCCGAACAGCAACGAGGAATTGAGCTCGATCTCGATCCACAATTCATTGCCGCGTACGGTCATCTGGTCGCTGCTGATCAGGTCGCCAAAGGCATCGCGCACGTCATCGCTGATGGTCTTCAGCGGGTCGCTGCTGGTCGCCGCCAGGCCCGCTTCGGTCTGTTCGCTGTCCTTGACCAACGGCTCGGCCGGGCGCACGCTCAGCGGCCGCTCGTCGCCGATGGGGATCGGCTTCATGCTGCGCTCGGGGTCGTTGAAGACGCCGAGCAAGGCCTGGGAAATGA harbors:
- a CDS encoding CheW domain-containing protein, with product MTETRQTSSRPQMALQSYLDGLLQDATEADALLAAPAAADEFAAAVREEQARDARQQARPVSVATAASPAQRPFAEPVPVVLPSVIPVEPPVVSVVEHEVMAEASIPVLVEEHPVVAMPLVDVHLPAPNPPVPPTSVDGRPSWAAEPFECLLFDVAGLTLAVPLVCLGSIYSLAGQELTPLFGQPDWFLGILTCQAGNLKVLDTARWVMPDRYRDDFRQGLQYVISVQGYEWGLAVHQVSRSLRLDPSEIKWRSQRGQRPWLAGTVIEHMCALLDVAALAELIASGAVKQLHAKQQ
- the motD gene encoding flagellar motor protein MotD, yielding MRRRRHAEEHENHERWLVSYADFITLLFAFFVVMYSISSINEGKYKVISQALLGVFNDPERSMKPIPIGDERPLSVRPAEPLVKDSEQTEAGLAATSSDPLKTISDDVRDAFGDLISSDQMTVRGNELWIEIELNSSLLFGSGDAMPSDQAFAIIEKVAGILKPFANPVHVEGFTDNLPIRTAQYPTNWELSSARAASIVRLLAMEGVDPARMASVGYGEYQPVASNDTAEGRARNRRVVLVISRNLEVRRSLTGSGSANAKPDAALRRAGTQSAPATPATVAGQ
- a CDS encoding ParA family protein; this translates as MRVWAVANQKGGVGKTTTTIALAGLLAEAGKRVVVVDLDPHGSMTSYFGHNPDALEHSCYDLFLHKGVVPEGLPGQLLLPTSDERISLLPSSTALAVLECQSPGQNGLGLVIAKSLAQLWQDFDFALIDSPPLLGVLMVNALAASQQLVIPVQTEFLAVKGLERMVGTLAMVNRSRKQALPYQIVPTLFDRRTQASLGTLKQLRDSYGQHVWPGYIPVDTRLRDASRKGVTPSQFDSKSRGLVAYRALLKHLLTYKTAAQVA
- a CDS encoding chemotaxis protein CheW is translated as MKKSSAQGSEDPILQWVTFRLDNESYGINVMQVQEVLRYTEIAPVPGAPSYVLGIINLRGNVVTVIDTRQRFGLMPTEVTDNTRIVIIEADKQVVGILVDSVAEVVYLRQSEIETAPNVGNEESAKFIQGVCNKNGELLILVELDKMMTEEEWSELENI